Genomic window (Triticum dicoccoides isolate Atlit2015 ecotype Zavitan unplaced genomic scaffold, WEW_v2.0 scaffold173518, whole genome shotgun sequence):
TGATGTTCAGTGATTTCCTCATCCAAAACTGCAGGTAAAATAATCACAAGGAGATTTGCAAAAGATTTGCACATTAGTTGTTAGTCAATATATCATCATTTTCATGACAGAGATATGGTTTAAACACGGATAAAGATGGGAGTGTATGTTTTGCACGCATCATATATTTACCAATTTGGAGTCAAACTTTAGAAAGCTTGGCCCCCATCCCAGCCCTAGTTAAAAGATTACAACCCTATATCATGTTCCTCTCCCACCGCCCGCCGCCATCTCACCCCCATCTTCTCATCCGTCGGTAAATGAGAGAAACAATACATAAAGATACATCGTTTGCTAGCGCAACAACCTAGGGTGTATATATATATTTAAAAGCATAGTGTTGGGAAGATGATAAGGAGATCCACCCTCAGCCGTGCAAAATAAAAGCTatatttgataataagttaaccctaAAAAAACTGAATAGTTATAGTAAATAGATAATAATAGTAGTATTTAAAAGCATTGATATGGTAGAATCATGATTCAACCACGATAGAAGGGTCTGGCTACGTGTCAGTTGACTAATTCTTAGGGCCAGTCACTTTTTCTTTATACGTAGGATTCATCCAGTTGGTGGCAACGCTTGGCTGGCTGCGGGTACATGCAAGTATACGTTCAAGAAATTGTTCGCATGTCATGCATGGATGATGGTGGGTCCCACTAACATGCATGCATTTGAACTTTTCAGCCGGAAGGAGATGAGTACATGCATTACACATAAGTGCACATAACACGTTTTTATAAGTTCTAAAAAATTATACGTGATATAAAAATTAACAAAATAGATATAATGAATTTTCCTAAGCAAGAATATATTAGTAGCAATGGAATTGCCCATTAAGAATAAAGAAAGTAAAAAAAACTTGATAATACGCAaagaataaacatataatagttcatttttcacaatctagtactccctccgttcctaaatataaatcttttgagagatttcaatatggactacatacggaacataatgagtggatctacactctaaaatatgttatacatccgtatgtagttcatattggaatctctaagaagacttatatttagtaACGGAGCATAATTTACACACATATTGTATAGTGCTTGCATTTATAATTACacagagaaaaataaaaaattaagtTGTTTAAGAAATAATGAATTAGTGGCTTTAGTATTCCCTTTTAAGAAGAAGGAAGTTCAAAAAGACCGAATCTTCACACAATTTATACATAAAATACATTTttcataatatgcaagaataaacataTAACAGTGGAAtgatattgatattgcactcaaagAAAGAAAATGGAATAAAAAACCAGAATAATCAAAATAATGTTTTTTTCTCGGAAAGAATGAAACCCttcaagaagaaagaaaatgaaaaaaactaaaacaaaataaaaacaaggAAATTTTCTAGGGAATAACGAACCCCtttaagaaaaaataaagaaaggaaaaaataatCACACAAGTTTTCCCTGAAATTGCACTTAGTAATATGGAAAAAAGGAACACAAAATATTGCAATTTTGCACTCTACTATAATTTTCACACATGTTTTATAGTACTTGCGTGTTTACTTACTTAAACACACAAAAATGAAAAATAACATTTTCTAAAAAGAATGAAGTAGAGGCGTTGGTATCAACCTCTAAGAAGAAAtgaataaaaaataaatcatgctaaaatttgcacacaatttacacatAAATTGCATGTTTTATATATATGCAGGAACAAATATATAATAATAGAATTCACATAAAAAATAAGTTCCAAGGCAGGAATGAATTACtgtcattggtattacccttaGATAAGAAAGAAAGTGAaataaaatttaaataaaaaaTTTCCTTACAATTAGTATGAAAATGCACTTTTTATAATATATGTAAGAAGAAACATATTTTAGTGAAATTTCCATACTCTAATAGGACGGTATACATGTAATACTTGCGTGCATACATTTACACACACTCAACATCTAAAAcacacataaagaaaagaaaaagaaaactgaacaAAACAAAACACAAAAAGAACAAAAAACAAAAGCATTTTACTTTAGCACACTAAATCAACGGCAACAAATTCGACTAACCGAAGATGAAAAATTCAGTCGTCTGACATATAGCTAAAGTGAAAGAAAACTGATGACAATGAGATGGACAAAAACTGATGATAACAAAATATGTTGAATGAATCATGTTGAATTTGGATACTAGCCGCACAGCACAGATGCGCAGGCTATTGCCTATTGGCCTTGGTTCACCACCACGGCCATGAACTCGTCATCCGCGATGAGCCTTGCAAGAGCCTCCGGAGCCAGGCAAAGCTCCATGCCGATTCCACCTTCGCGCCCCAGCTCGTACACGGTGGCCCTTCCGTCAACCTTGTTCCCGCCGCCGCTCTgcaccgccaccggcctcccccacCCAAAGTCGTTACCGAACACGTCGAACCGCGGCGAGTTGCCCGTCACCAGCAGCGCCGGGTGCCACCACCCGACCAGGTACGCGAACCGTGGCTCCGTGTGCCACGCCGCCGTGGACCCAACCAGGGCCGCCTCATCGCACGACGCCACCGCGCGGTTCAGCCGCCACGCCGCCGGACACAGGCCACCGCGGAGGATCTCGCCGGCGGCCACCTTCGCCGTCGCGCACCGCACCATGGAGTTGCCCGAGTATAACTGGGGCACGCGCTTCACTCGACCCCGGCAGCTGACCGCCAACGTGTAGGAGGTCTCCTGCTCCGGCCGGAGGCGCCGGGCGCGGGTCACGGCGAGCCACAGGTGCGCGAGCAGGGACTGCAGCGAGGAAACGGTGGCCGTGCCTGATATCTCGGCGTTGGCTCTCGCTTTGAGGCTCCTGATGCTCTCCGCGGAGAATGCCAAGAAGCATTCCTCCACGGGTGGGCCGTGGAACCGCCGCACGGCGTGATCCAGCGTCGGGAATGGAAGCGGCACGGGAACCGGGCAGCCGTCCGGGAACCACCGCTCCAGCACGGGCTCCGGCGTGGTGATCGCCTCGCTGCTGCCGTTCCAGCTGCTGCGGCTGATCTCGGACCACCTGTTGAACAGGTGCCAGAATGCAGTCCCGTCCGCGACGCCATGGTTGAGCGACATGGCCACGAACACGCCGTCTGCGAGCTCGGTGACCTGGGCGGCGAGGACTGGGATGCGGGAGTCGATGCGGCTGCCCACGGCGGCGTCGGCGCCGACCAGCCCGTTGAGAGGGAAGAAGGACCAGACCACGCGAGGGATACTCAGCGAGCCAGCCACGTCGGCGACGGTGGTGTCTGCCGCCACGGCGTGGACGAACTCGGCGCCCTCACCGGTGCATTGCAGCGAAACGGTGACGCTGCCGCCGGTGTGTTCCTTGGTGGCGAGGCGGCCGGCGTAGGGGTAGAAACGTGCCAGTGCGCGCGCCAAGGACTGCGCCAGCTGGTCGACCATGTGCtctgccgtcgtcggcgtcggtggccgGGGCAGGAGGACGCCCATCTGGATGTAGTCGACGGTGAGCATCTGCAGGTCCCACGGCGTGAGGTGCACCGTCTCAGTCGACTTTGGTTTCGTCGTCGTCGTCTCCCCGTCGCTTGCCGGCCGCACCATTCGCCGAGACATGATGCGGACGCCGTGCTGGCACGCAGATGCTGAGGCCTCCGTCGCCATCACCTCGCCGTGGCCACAACGCAGAGGGAGACGATGCTAGCTGGTTTAATCAGCTGGATATGGTCAAAGATGGTGTGCGCTCGCCCGTGTGATGGATTTGTTTGGGAGAATCAAGGGGGGAGGATATAGTCTTGGCCGTAAGTTTTCCGCAAAAATAAAAAAAGCTTTGGGGTAACCAAGAAATCTGTGGCTAATAAGACATTCATGGAAAGCTCCACATTATCTCTACTTGTAAAGGGGGACTTGGGAGTCCCCCGAAAATCCTATACTTACGGGCAATACCCACGGTAACACACCTAAGGACTCCTCTCTCCACTACCCATCCCCCCGATATGGGGCTCATCCCATCTAGACTTCCAATTAAATTTCAACAGATCAGTGTgtaacttttttttttgaaacttcaagACTTTATTCCTCATATCAGAGACAAATCGTTTACAATAGCTTGAGAAATAAAGTCCGGGATGTAAGCTTCCCAGAATAAGGAAGATCTAATGCTAAAAGAGTGGCTAGCTAAGATATGAGCAGCCTCATTAGCTTCACGAAAACAGTGGGAGTATTCAGCATTTGCAAAGTCAAGAGAAAGCTCTCTGCATTCCAAAATAGTGGCTATATTGGATCCAGTATAATCTTGATTCTGCACTGAGTCCACCACGAAACTGCTATCCGATTCAACTTGAACTTTGTTGCATCCAATCCTGCCAGCTAAATATAAACCGTTACGAATTGCTAGAGTTTCAGCTGCATCAACGC
Coding sequences:
- the LOC119344562 gene encoding uncharacterized acetyltransferase At3g50280-like produces the protein MATEASASACQHGVRIMSRRMVRPASDGETTTTKPKSTETVHLTPWDLQMLTVDYIQMGVLLPRPPTPTTAEHMVDQLAQSLARALARFYPYAGRLATKEHTGGSVTVSLQCTGEGAEFVHAVAADTTVADVAGSLSIPRVVWSFFPLNGLVGADAAVGSRIDSRIPVLAAQVTELADGVFVAMSLNHGVADGTAFWHLFNRWSEISRSSWNGSSEAITTPEPVLERWFPDGCPVPVPLPFPTLDHAVRRFHGPPVEECFLAFSAESIRSLKARANAEISGTATVSSLQSLLAHLWLAVTRARRLRPEQETSYTLAVSCRGRVKRVPQLYSGNSMVRCATAKVAAGEILRGGLCPAAWRLNRAVASCDEAALVGSTAAWHTEPRFAYLVGWWHPALLVTGNSPRFDVFGNDFGWGRPVAVQSGGGNKVDGRATVYELGREGGIGMELCLAPEALARLIADDEFMAVVVNQGQ